In Ignavibacteriota bacterium, a single window of DNA contains:
- a CDS encoding pullulanase encodes MTRSTLVCIALLTAGAAAFSQGTFSQQERLQGYRSGGDTVTFLFEESLYTQQLGGRSPKRVLLEGNMRSWNHDMSDSTWTLQREGSPGLWILRVTGSRRTLLVPGQEFKFRVDEGRWMDVPAAAPNANAGNLVFEAARMPRRLKAEILSPREIAVVLLEGKGNLPTDPGRYTLTTAHGAHIPIARAERRGETRVCLFPATPIDSSRVHFLEADDIPTRLLCSFDGWFRHLYSDKELGANYNSAADSTTFRIFSPRATAIRLYLYRERTDSQPYATIALARDSRGVWEATIAGNLEGTWYDYTVHGPDDPGNEFFEQLPVHITDPYARVSDDSFGRARVWPKTRPAKPLPGGIPRMEDLIAYEVHIEDFTLGLTGLPIEERGTLPGFVHSGLKNSHGAPIGIDHLAKLGINAVHLLPMQEYLHYPDPEWQEAFARDSFMVAQNVAASNYDWGYRTTHAFAIESRYRLRGTEPGSQNTQFRDLVQAFHDRGIAVIVDMVFNHTAERMDGREMAFNFRVLDRHYHYRTGNDLNFIGDYGTETKSEDRPMMQRWIIDQCAALIDEYGVDGFRIDLAGLTDEQTLRALRNRIGREKIVYGEPWIASSDPAFEANPDWDWYKEDAPITFFQDDCRNALCGPPDNPSDKTRDRGYAGGNGNRAAAKQAIANSFLHEDSPNEGINYLDIHDNWALADRFALTDWNGELGVDEAAYRIAAAMLLTSLGPVVLHGGSEFMRSKGSAPLVSLVKHTRTGPIYLHGKRDTYNLRRANMFQWENLGRSRAVGAACDYQAMNDYWSGLIALRRSAAGSVLRRGNAVPRGYIRWYEPADPKQLGYIVGDSIMVLVNTGATRANFDVPLLPTGQWLLVADGDQAGTEPIGGKVDSRITGGRPARLNVPPYSVRIWRVE; translated from the coding sequence ATGACACGCTCGACACTCGTTTGTATCGCCTTGTTGACAGCAGGCGCCGCGGCATTTTCTCAGGGTACATTCAGCCAGCAGGAGCGGCTGCAGGGCTACAGGAGCGGCGGCGACACGGTGACGTTCCTTTTTGAAGAGTCATTGTACACGCAGCAACTCGGCGGGAGATCTCCGAAGAGGGTGTTGTTGGAAGGAAACATGCGCTCGTGGAATCACGACATGAGCGACAGTACGTGGACTCTGCAGCGTGAAGGGAGTCCGGGCTTGTGGATACTTCGCGTAACCGGCAGTCGCAGAACACTGCTCGTCCCAGGTCAGGAGTTCAAGTTCCGCGTCGACGAAGGCCGGTGGATGGACGTTCCAGCGGCAGCACCAAACGCCAACGCCGGCAATCTCGTCTTTGAAGCGGCGCGTATGCCGCGACGACTGAAGGCGGAGATCCTCTCTCCTCGCGAGATCGCCGTTGTGCTTCTGGAGGGAAAAGGCAACCTCCCGACCGACCCCGGACGCTACACACTGACTACCGCTCACGGAGCACACATCCCCATCGCCAGAGCGGAGCGCCGGGGCGAAACTCGCGTGTGTCTGTTCCCGGCGACACCGATCGACAGCAGCAGGGTCCATTTCCTTGAAGCGGATGACATACCCACGCGGCTCCTCTGTTCCTTTGACGGGTGGTTCAGGCATCTCTATTCCGACAAAGAACTCGGTGCCAACTATAACTCAGCGGCCGACAGCACCACATTCCGAATTTTCTCACCACGGGCAACCGCGATACGGCTGTATCTCTACAGGGAACGCACCGATTCCCAACCCTATGCGACCATTGCGCTCGCGCGTGACAGCCGCGGCGTTTGGGAGGCCACCATCGCGGGGAACCTCGAAGGCACCTGGTACGATTACACCGTGCATGGACCGGACGACCCCGGCAACGAATTCTTTGAACAGCTTCCGGTCCATATCACCGATCCGTATGCACGCGTCAGTGACGACTCGTTCGGGCGCGCCCGTGTGTGGCCCAAGACCCGACCGGCGAAACCTCTCCCTGGTGGTATACCCAGGATGGAGGACCTGATTGCCTACGAAGTACACATAGAGGATTTTACACTCGGGCTCACGGGACTGCCCATTGAGGAGCGCGGGACATTGCCGGGTTTCGTTCACAGCGGATTAAAAAATTCGCACGGCGCACCCATCGGCATCGACCATCTCGCGAAGCTGGGCATCAACGCCGTCCATCTGCTGCCCATGCAGGAATATCTGCATTACCCCGACCCGGAGTGGCAGGAGGCCTTTGCACGCGACAGCTTCATGGTGGCCCAGAATGTTGCGGCCTCGAACTACGACTGGGGATATCGCACGACACATGCGTTCGCAATCGAGAGCAGGTACCGGCTGCGGGGCACCGAACCAGGAAGCCAGAACACACAATTCCGCGACCTCGTGCAGGCATTTCATGACCGTGGAATAGCCGTGATTGTCGACATGGTGTTTAATCACACAGCCGAACGAATGGACGGCCGCGAGATGGCCTTCAACTTCCGGGTATTGGATCGCCACTACCATTACCGAACGGGGAACGATCTGAACTTCATCGGCGACTACGGCACGGAAACCAAATCGGAAGACAGGCCGATGATGCAGCGGTGGATCATCGATCAATGCGCTGCGCTCATCGACGAATACGGCGTGGACGGCTTCCGAATCGATCTCGCCGGATTAACCGATGAACAAACGCTACGCGCACTGCGGAACCGCATCGGACGCGAGAAGATCGTCTACGGGGAGCCGTGGATCGCTTCCTCCGATCCGGCGTTCGAAGCAAATCCTGATTGGGATTGGTACAAGGAGGACGCGCCCATCACCTTCTTTCAGGACGACTGCCGAAATGCGCTGTGCGGTCCGCCCGACAATCCGTCGGATAAAACACGCGATCGCGGCTACGCCGGTGGGAACGGGAACCGCGCGGCCGCCAAACAGGCGATCGCCAACAGTTTCCTTCACGAGGACTCCCCCAATGAAGGGATCAACTACCTCGACATACACGACAACTGGGCTCTGGCCGACCGATTTGCTCTAACAGATTGGAATGGGGAACTCGGTGTGGACGAGGCCGCGTACAGGATCGCGGCCGCGATGCTTCTCACCTCGCTCGGCCCCGTGGTTCTGCACGGCGGTTCCGAGTTCATGCGCAGCAAAGGCAGCGCACCACTCGTGTCGCTGGTCAAACACACGCGAACCGGTCCCATTTATCTTCATGGAAAACGTGACACATACAATCTGCGCCGCGCGAACATGTTTCAATGGGAGAACCTCGGGCGTTCACGGGCGGTCGGCGCGGCGTGTGATTATCAGGCCATGAACGACTACTGGTCGGGCCTGATCGCGCTGCGTCGAAGCGCCGCGGGATCCGTTCTACGACGCGGGAACGCGGTTCCACGCGGGTATATCCGCTGGTATGAGCCGGCGGATCCGAAACAGCTCGGGTACATCGTGGGCGACAGCATCATGGTGCTCGTCAATACCGGCGCCACGCGGGCGAACTTCGATGTGCCCCTGCTCCCAACCGGACAGTGGTTGCTGGTCGCCGACGGCGACCAGGCCGGGACAGAGCCCATCGGGGGGAAAGTCGATTCACGCATCACGGGCGGCAGGCCCGCACGGTTGAACGTTCCACCGTACAGCGTCCGCATCTGGCGCGTCGAATAA
- a CDS encoding sodium:solute symporter family protein — MFLHLSPFDWTLVACYLAALVVLGIKSKRTSASAADFIVTGRSLTLPGFVAALVSTWYGGILGVGEYSYMYGLSNWFVFGVPYYVFAGIFAVFLARRVHGTRVLTIPQQLRHAYGPKASFLGSVLVLCISSPAPYALMQGVLLQAVTGWPLALCVLLGAGLSLLLLSAGGFSSLVRLDMLQFILMFVGFAVLLAFLIPAHGLLGFFSDHLPPVMLHPSGGHSLQYLLVWFFIAMWTLVSPQFHQFTLSAATPRVAQKGILWSIGFWCVFDAMTTAAGLYARVLLPGLDQPAMAFPALAQQALPSVAKGIFFLGMLATIMSTTDGLTFISAATVGKDILLPLRKQKDDGSLTAMTRIGLLVTTTIAVAGALLLPSVVSLWYVIGTLFIPGLLLPLLTSYTRRWAISPAATVLAMSAGVGASAVSFLVGTLWPNNGAVVYPFGIEPMYAGLATSVLVYIPNWTKSARQAL, encoded by the coding sequence ATGTTTCTGCACCTTTCTCCTTTTGATTGGACGCTTGTCGCCTGCTATCTCGCCGCGCTCGTCGTTCTGGGTATCAAGTCGAAACGAACATCTGCCTCGGCTGCGGATTTTATCGTCACCGGCAGATCCCTCACTCTTCCCGGTTTTGTGGCCGCTCTCGTTTCGACGTGGTACGGTGGCATCCTCGGCGTCGGTGAATACTCCTACATGTACGGACTTTCCAATTGGTTTGTCTTTGGCGTGCCGTATTACGTGTTCGCCGGAATCTTTGCGGTGTTCCTTGCCCGCCGCGTGCACGGCACGCGCGTGTTGACGATTCCCCAGCAACTCCGACATGCCTACGGACCCAAGGCCTCATTCCTCGGATCGGTTCTGGTCTTATGCATCTCCTCGCCCGCACCGTATGCATTGATGCAGGGCGTCCTTCTCCAGGCGGTCACCGGATGGCCGCTGGCACTCTGTGTACTGCTTGGCGCGGGCTTGTCGCTTCTCCTCCTCTCAGCCGGCGGATTTTCCTCCCTCGTACGACTGGACATGCTGCAGTTCATTCTGATGTTCGTCGGATTTGCGGTCCTCCTTGCATTCCTTATCCCAGCACATGGACTCCTGGGCTTTTTTTCGGATCATCTCCCGCCGGTGATGCTTCATCCCTCAGGCGGTCATTCATTGCAATACCTGCTCGTGTGGTTTTTTATTGCGATGTGGACCCTCGTCTCTCCGCAGTTTCACCAATTCACCCTGAGCGCGGCAACACCGCGCGTCGCCCAGAAAGGAATACTCTGGTCGATCGGTTTCTGGTGCGTGTTTGATGCCATGACTACCGCAGCCGGACTGTATGCGCGTGTGCTGCTTCCTGGTCTTGATCAGCCCGCCATGGCGTTTCCGGCCCTGGCGCAACAGGCGCTTCCTTCGGTGGCAAAAGGGATATTTTTCCTCGGGATGCTCGCCACCATTATGTCGACTACGGATGGCCTCACGTTTATCTCGGCAGCGACTGTCGGTAAGGATATTCTCCTGCCGCTGCGGAAACAGAAGGATGATGGCAGTCTCACTGCGATGACGCGCATCGGTCTTCTCGTCACGACAACGATCGCAGTGGCTGGTGCGCTGCTTCTGCCCTCTGTGGTCTCGTTGTGGTATGTGATCGGAACCCTGTTTATCCCGGGGCTCCTCCTGCCCTTGTTGACTTCTTACACAAGGCGCTGGGCGATTTCTCCGGCGGCCACTGTGCTTGCTATGAGCGCAGGTGTAGGCGCCTCCGCGGTCTCGTTTCTCGTCGGCACACTGTGGCCCAATAACGGAGCGGTGGTCTATCCCTTTGGGATCGAGCCGATGTACGCCGGTCTCGCTACGTCCGTACTTGTATACATCCCGAACTGGACGAAGTCCGCCCGACAGGCGTTATGA
- a CDS encoding MarR family transcriptional regulator, with amino-acid sequence MPKSSEAGLAERMADLTYKLLENCTEKQEFIAEKLQLSLSEFRCLRSFNTDTTLSVKELASRMNLTSSRLTRIIDGLAEKQFVTRTINGRDRRVMDVTLTKEGLNVTRRLNQDYVAIHEQILGNIPSNSRPAVIRALDDLSNAMTAWAKS; translated from the coding sequence ATGCCGAAGTCATCAGAAGCCGGACTCGCCGAACGCATGGCGGATTTGACCTACAAACTTCTTGAGAACTGCACTGAGAAGCAGGAGTTCATCGCAGAAAAGCTGCAACTGTCCCTTTCAGAATTCCGCTGCCTCCGCTCGTTCAACACCGACACGACATTATCGGTGAAGGAACTGGCCTCGCGCATGAATTTAACGAGCAGCCGTCTGACGCGCATCATCGATGGATTGGCGGAAAAACAGTTTGTGACACGGACGATAAACGGGCGCGACCGGCGGGTGATGGATGTGACATTGACAAAGGAGGGGCTGAACGTTACACGCCGCCTGAATCAGGACTATGTCGCGATTCACGAACAGATCCTCGGAAATATCCCCTCCAATTCTCGTCCTGCCGTCATACGGGCACTCGACGATCTCTCGAATGCCATGACCGCCTGGGCCAAGTCATAA
- a CDS encoding fumarate hydratase — MQNFRQSMLELVIQTSVNLPSDVRKAVGNILDKEEPGSRASLALATIAKNIDMACENEGAICQDTGMPTFKIKTPIGANQLQMKEDILWAVAEATRLGKLRPNTVDSVTGKNSGNNLGAGAPIIFWEQWAESDIEIKLLLKGGGCENKNIQYSLPADLPHLGKAGRDMDGVRKCILHAVWQAQGQGCSTGAIGVAIGGDRMSGYMYAKEQLFRALDDVNPDAALAGLEAEVMHAANTLNIGPMGFSGASTLIGCKIGAYHRLPASFFVSVAYDCWAYRRLGVRIDPATGEISRWYFREEKPAAMSAPEGIPLTGREIRLTAPLTEADVRGLKVGDIVLLNGAMFTGRDMIHKYFIDHDSPVDLNGGVIYHCGPVMLKDAEGVWHVKAAGPTTSSREEPYQADIIKKFGIRAVIGKGGMGKKTLAALQECGAVYLNAIGGAAQYYAETITRVDGVHFLEEFGVPEALWMYHCVDFAAIVTMDSHGNSLHADVEQDSASRLAVLA; from the coding sequence ATGCAGAACTTCCGTCAGAGCATGCTGGAACTAGTCATTCAAACCTCCGTGAACCTGCCGTCCGATGTGCGGAAGGCGGTCGGGAATATCCTCGACAAGGAGGAGCCGGGTTCGCGAGCGTCGTTGGCGCTTGCGACCATCGCGAAGAACATCGACATGGCTTGCGAGAACGAAGGAGCAATATGCCAGGACACCGGCATGCCCACTTTCAAAATCAAGACACCGATCGGCGCGAATCAGCTCCAGATGAAGGAGGACATTCTGTGGGCGGTCGCGGAAGCGACCCGGCTCGGAAAGCTCCGACCGAATACTGTCGATTCCGTGACGGGGAAAAACAGCGGCAACAATCTCGGCGCGGGTGCCCCCATCATTTTCTGGGAACAGTGGGCGGAATCCGACATAGAGATCAAGTTACTCCTGAAGGGCGGTGGGTGTGAGAACAAAAACATCCAGTACTCGCTTCCGGCTGATCTGCCCCATCTCGGCAAGGCCGGCCGTGATATGGATGGTGTTCGGAAATGTATCCTCCATGCCGTGTGGCAAGCGCAAGGTCAGGGCTGTTCGACGGGAGCGATCGGTGTTGCAATCGGAGGCGACCGGATGTCGGGCTACATGTATGCGAAAGAACAGCTCTTCCGCGCGCTCGACGATGTGAATCCCGATGCAGCGCTTGCAGGGTTGGAGGCCGAGGTAATGCACGCAGCGAATACACTGAACATCGGACCTATGGGATTCTCGGGTGCAAGCACCCTTATCGGCTGCAAGATCGGCGCGTATCACCGCCTCCCTGCAAGCTTTTTCGTCTCGGTTGCCTATGATTGCTGGGCCTACCGTCGCCTCGGCGTGCGCATCGATCCCGCGACGGGAGAGATATCGCGTTGGTATTTCCGCGAGGAGAAGCCTGCGGCCATGTCCGCTCCCGAGGGCATTCCGCTTACCGGTCGGGAGATACGTCTTACAGCCCCGCTCACCGAAGCCGATGTTCGCGGCTTGAAGGTTGGTGATATCGTGCTACTCAACGGTGCGATGTTCACCGGGCGCGACATGATCCATAAATACTTCATCGATCACGATTCACCGGTGGATCTGAACGGCGGGGTCATCTACCACTGCGGACCCGTGATGCTGAAAGATGCCGAGGGGGTGTGGCATGTCAAGGCGGCGGGACCGACCACGAGCAGTCGCGAGGAACCGTATCAGGCCGATATCATAAAGAAATTCGGCATCCGCGCTGTCATCGGCAAAGGGGGCATGGGGAAGAAGACTCTCGCCGCACTGCAGGAATGCGGAGCCGTGTACCTCAACGCGATCGGCGGTGCAGCGCAATATTATGCCGAGACCATCACACGGGTCGACGGTGTCCATTTCCTCGAAGAGTTCGGCGTGCCGGAGGCGCTGTGGATGTACCACTGCGTGGACTTCGCCGCCATTGTGACCATGGACTCTCACGGCAATTCACTTCATGCCGATGTCGAACAGGATTCCGCCTCGCGCCTTGCTGTGCTGGCGTAA
- a CDS encoding SIS domain-containing protein — MDHIKLAFDEARVCLDQFVSDEENFPRIAQFSAMLVETFRAGAKVMSCGNGGSMSDAMHFAEEWSGRFRNERPPMAAFAFSDPGHMTCVANDYGFHEVFARQVQALGKTGDILLLLSTSGNSPNLLRAAETARKVGVRTVGLLGRGGGALLPLCDLPILVPGRASDRIQELHIKIIHAVIEATERALFPGLYPRGK, encoded by the coding sequence ATGGATCATATCAAACTCGCTTTCGACGAGGCGCGTGTGTGCCTCGATCAATTTGTCTCCGACGAAGAGAACTTTCCGCGCATCGCACAGTTTTCCGCCATGCTGGTCGAGACGTTTCGCGCGGGCGCCAAGGTCATGTCCTGCGGTAACGGCGGCTCCATGAGCGACGCCATGCACTTTGCGGAGGAATGGAGCGGCCGCTTCCGCAATGAGAGACCACCCATGGCCGCATTCGCCTTTTCCGATCCCGGGCACATGACCTGTGTTGCTAACGACTACGGCTTCCACGAAGTCTTTGCGCGCCAGGTTCAGGCGCTGGGAAAAACGGGTGATATCCTGCTGCTCCTATCGACGAGCGGCAACTCCCCGAACCTGCTCCGCGCCGCTGAAACAGCGCGTAAAGTGGGGGTCCGTACTGTCGGTCTCCTCGGACGGGGCGGAGGGGCGCTGTTGCCCCTGTGCGACCTCCCGATCCTTGTTCCCGGCCGCGCCAGCGATCGTATACAAGAACTGCACATCAAGATCATTCACGCTGTTATCGAAGCAACCGAGCGCGCGCTCTTCCCCGGTCTGTACCCTCGCGGAAAATGA
- a CDS encoding LamG domain-containing protein has product MSFLVYSIRALVILGIVVCLSSATTTFAQGGAQALDLKNSTYLSHGDFVYFGSPNYEFGNTLTVAAWVKWTTDPGSYVNNHNEHEGRWANILTIDKHNAKDNGQFWLQHTMSNQKFEFAVQTTSGRSYIVSTTEPEEDIWYYLVGVYDGSLSSNRMKLYVNGVLEATGNSVSGNIATHSSADRLLLGRLPNGYRLFSGEVDEVRIWKSALTEAQIRQQMYSKSTVGSNLASYWPLDATSGTSVDDQGPSGVDGIFYSALVDVHSYSTSTISLTDDDKMWQINTWSGCTLKTVAGAGVDQTNTVTSNTTVRLYLQSLCQTTPVFDDYGTTTNGGMTWFGIQKESETSQWIASEAPIGSTGPGGELQGFSDVVGLHPGVLTSYLSSILSIEVSSINDGDRILLAHNGAQLAPTQSDVPLSVVSRLSRVWKIEATTSGTVNGAMIFDCVQLGIDATHAGDLVLLVDNDGDFSDASSYYGSYDEGQGQYYIGNVPFEDGFYYTLGTQSEFNTMPVELTSLTARLQDGAVVLQWRTATEKNCLGFEVYRQNGSVNGAWVKLGFVDGSGTTDSPREYQYVDAYPGGAHCAYRLKQIDRDYRSQYSGIVTVAAGGAAAATRVDVSPNPVESEAYVHVALARDAAVTVEVYTVLGARIATLCDQKSLYAGEHLLPLRVSGTMQRGMYILVVKDNTRILAAKQFMTR; this is encoded by the coding sequence ATGTCATTTCTTGTTTATTCCATTCGAGCACTGGTGATTCTCGGCATCGTTGTATGCCTGAGTTCTGCCACAACAACTTTTGCACAGGGTGGCGCGCAGGCGCTGGATTTGAAAAACAGCACCTATCTCTCGCACGGCGATTTTGTGTATTTCGGATCGCCAAATTACGAATTCGGCAATACCCTCACCGTGGCTGCCTGGGTAAAGTGGACTACGGATCCCGGGAGTTATGTGAACAATCATAATGAGCATGAAGGCCGCTGGGCCAACATCCTCACTATCGATAAACATAATGCCAAGGATAATGGACAGTTCTGGCTGCAGCACACCATGAGCAACCAGAAGTTCGAGTTTGCCGTCCAAACAACATCAGGACGATCGTACATTGTGTCCACGACGGAACCCGAGGAAGACATTTGGTACTATCTCGTCGGTGTGTATGATGGCTCTCTGTCGAGCAATCGCATGAAGTTGTATGTGAATGGCGTCCTTGAGGCGACGGGAAACAGTGTATCCGGGAATATTGCGACGCATAGTTCAGCGGACAGATTGCTTCTTGGCCGACTGCCGAATGGATATCGTCTGTTCTCTGGTGAGGTGGATGAGGTACGGATCTGGAAGTCGGCCCTGACTGAAGCGCAGATTCGGCAGCAGATGTATTCCAAATCGACTGTTGGGTCGAACCTCGCGAGTTACTGGCCTCTCGATGCCACGAGCGGGACCTCGGTGGACGATCAAGGTCCGTCGGGTGTGGATGGAATATTTTATTCCGCTCTTGTGGACGTGCATTCGTATAGCACTTCAACAATTTCACTCACGGACGATGATAAGATGTGGCAGATCAACACCTGGTCCGGCTGCACATTAAAGACAGTGGCTGGAGCCGGAGTGGATCAGACAAATACGGTGACATCGAATACGACGGTACGACTGTACCTACAGTCCTTGTGCCAGACGACTCCGGTGTTTGATGACTATGGCACCACAACGAACGGAGGCATGACATGGTTTGGTATCCAAAAGGAGTCTGAAACAAGCCAGTGGATCGCATCGGAAGCACCAATCGGTTCGACTGGTCCAGGGGGTGAGCTTCAAGGATTTTCAGATGTCGTGGGATTGCATCCTGGTGTGCTGACGTCATATCTCTCATCCATATTGTCCATCGAGGTGTCTTCGATTAATGACGGGGATCGAATTCTGCTGGCTCACAACGGGGCCCAGTTGGCGCCGACACAATCCGACGTCCCGCTGAGTGTAGTATCCCGGCTTTCACGTGTATGGAAGATTGAGGCGACGACATCCGGTACGGTCAATGGGGCCATGATATTCGATTGTGTTCAACTCGGTATCGATGCCACACATGCCGGAGATCTTGTGCTCCTCGTCGACAACGATGGAGATTTCAGTGATGCATCATCGTATTACGGCTCGTATGATGAAGGACAGGGTCAGTACTACATTGGTAACGTGCCCTTTGAAGACGGATTCTATTACACTCTCGGTACACAGAGCGAGTTTAATACGATGCCGGTGGAACTGACGTCGCTTACCGCGCGACTTCAGGATGGAGCCGTGGTTCTCCAGTGGAGAACGGCGACTGAAAAAAACTGCCTCGGCTTTGAAGTGTACCGGCAGAATGGCTCCGTCAATGGTGCGTGGGTAAAACTCGGATTTGTGGATGGATCCGGAACTACCGACAGTCCGCGCGAGTATCAGTACGTCGACGCGTATCCTGGCGGTGCACATTGTGCCTATCGCCTGAAACAAATCGATCGTGATTATCGGAGTCAGTACTCCGGTATTGTGACTGTGGCGGCAGGCGGCGCTGCGGCTGCGACGCGGGTCGACGTATCCCCCAATCCTGTCGAGAGCGAAGCGTATGTACATGTGGCTCTGGCGCGCGATGCGGCGGTCACGGTCGAGGTGTACACAGTGCTCGGGGCGAGAATCGCGACGCTGTGTGATCAGAAATCCCTCTATGCGGGCGAGCATCTCCTTCCGCTGCGTGTGTCCGGCACGATGCAGCGAGGCATGTACATTCTTGTCGTGAAGGACAACACGCGAATTCTCGCGGCTAAGCAGTTCATGACACGCTGA
- a CDS encoding NAD(P)/FAD-dependent oxidoreductase: MIAPTVDIVVLGAGYGGMACVTRLAKRFRSRPEVRIHLVDRHTYHLLETRLHERAVRQTEVTIPIARFLARRKNIIFHLGEVTRIDLDAQRVELDFGLAEHGESQPRIIRYTYLVIALGSKTNFFQIPGLEEHAFQLKELEDSERIRAHTERMFAMASSETNANRRKELLRFVIGGGGLTGVELATEMAERFDSLCEQYHIDPMEPEMWLFEVSDRLLPSLDGRQVHKSMEAMQAMGIQISTGTRVMGMTEQDGSLAVLRSPGDPLPTRTMIWTGGIRISDLLRRSGAETGAQGRVVVDVCLQVKNYPGVFAIGDNALARNPATGATVPTAAQFALQQGALTAENLVRLVHGFEPRPYTPRILGEVVSLGRHLAVGWAALPGLQRIRFLGFLGSLFKRAIAERHVFLLWRERQNWTGHW; the protein is encoded by the coding sequence ATGATTGCACCCACGGTCGACATCGTTGTTCTCGGCGCGGGGTATGGCGGAATGGCCTGCGTGACACGACTCGCGAAGAGGTTTCGATCACGCCCCGAGGTACGAATACATCTTGTCGACAGGCACACATACCATCTTCTCGAGACACGTCTGCACGAGAGGGCTGTACGACAGACGGAGGTAACCATTCCCATCGCGCGCTTTCTCGCCCGTAGAAAAAACATCATTTTTCACCTGGGAGAAGTCACACGTATTGATCTTGACGCGCAACGCGTGGAACTCGATTTCGGGCTCGCGGAGCACGGAGAATCACAGCCACGGATCATTCGGTACACGTACCTGGTTATCGCGTTGGGGAGTAAAACGAATTTCTTCCAAATACCCGGGCTTGAGGAACACGCCTTTCAGCTCAAGGAACTGGAGGACAGTGAGCGCATCCGCGCGCACACCGAGCGGATGTTTGCGATGGCTTCGAGCGAGACGAATGCAAATCGCAGAAAAGAACTGCTGCGCTTTGTTATCGGCGGCGGCGGGCTGACTGGAGTTGAACTGGCTACCGAAATGGCCGAAAGATTCGACAGTCTCTGCGAGCAGTACCATATCGATCCGATGGAACCCGAGATGTGGCTGTTTGAAGTCTCGGACAGGCTGCTCCCCTCTCTCGACGGGCGTCAGGTGCACAAATCGATGGAAGCGATGCAGGCCATGGGCATTCAGATATCCACCGGCACACGCGTCATGGGCATGACGGAACAGGACGGCTCACTGGCGGTGCTGCGATCCCCGGGTGATCCGCTGCCCACGCGGACGATGATTTGGACGGGTGGAATCCGCATTTCCGATCTGCTGAGACGGAGCGGCGCCGAAACAGGCGCACAGGGACGGGTTGTAGTGGACGTCTGTTTACAGGTAAAAAACTATCCCGGAGTGTTTGCGATAGGCGACAACGCGCTCGCGAGAAATCCTGCCACGGGCGCAACCGTTCCCACCGCGGCACAGTTCGCGTTGCAGCAGGGAGCACTGACAGCGGAGAACCTCGTCAGACTTGTCCACGGCTTCGAGCCCCGGCCCTACACACCGCGCATTCTCGGAGAAGTCGTGTCGCTCGGCCGTCATCTGGCTGTCGGGTGGGCTGCACTGCCGGGATTGCAGCGGATTCGTTTTCTCGGATTTCTCGGAAGTCTTTTCAAGCGCGCGATCGCGGAAAGGCATGTATTCCTCCTCTGGCGGGAGCGCCAGAATTGGACGGGGCATTGGTAG